The following proteins are co-located in the Streptomyces bottropensis ATCC 25435 genome:
- a CDS encoding Imm21 family immunity protein — MARYADTAVVPDAVRWVESSGGPLIALPEAVLPFWAGADGDETSSDHDRACDIDGPVGLLPVGDTRALVLGQGSAATTYLPEHGTFVRRYAAASGSALLGDVPAALEAAAWEPEARWRVPGPVVLFDAARPGDAVRETDHVRVELAPGRYGVRAARVATGRETWLGLVQVRPLTG, encoded by the coding sequence ATGGCTCGATACGCGGATACGGCGGTTGTTCCCGATGCGGTGCGGTGGGTGGAGTCGAGCGGCGGACCGCTCATAGCGCTGCCGGAAGCGGTGCTGCCGTTCTGGGCGGGCGCCGACGGCGACGAGACGTCGTCCGACCACGACCGGGCCTGTGACATCGACGGACCCGTCGGCCTGCTGCCGGTCGGCGACACCCGCGCCCTGGTCCTGGGCCAGGGAAGCGCCGCCACCACGTATCTGCCCGAGCACGGCACCTTCGTACGCCGGTACGCCGCCGCTTCCGGGTCCGCGCTCCTCGGGGACGTCCCGGCGGCGCTCGAAGCGGCCGCCTGGGAGCCGGAGGCGCGGTGGCGGGTGCCGGGTCCGGTCGTCCTGTTCGACGCCGCCCGGCCGGGGGACGCCGTCCGGGAGACGGACCACGTACGGGTGGAGCTGGCCCCCGGCCGGTACGGGGTGCGCGCGGCCCGCGTCGCGACGGGCCGAGAGACCTGGCTGGGTCTGGTCCAGGTGAGACCTCTGACGGGCTGA
- a CDS encoding IS110 family transposase produces the protein MNVFCGIDWAERHHDVAFVDDTGTQLAKARVTDDAADYHKLLDLLAEHGDSPENPIPIAIETSHGLLVAALRTGSRQVFAINPLAASRYRDRHGVSRKKSDPGDALVLANILRTDRHAHRPLPTDSELVRAIAVLARAQQDAVWSRQQVANQVRSLLREYYPAALHAFQGKEGGLTRADARVILTLAPTPAKAARLTLAQIRAALKRSGRTRSFDTEAERLRSVFRAEYAHHLPAVEGAFGQQLLALLKQLDATCQAADDLATATEAAFHQHADSEILLSFPGLGPQLAARVLAEIGDDRTRFADARALKSYAGSAPITRASGKKRFVGRRFVKNNRLMHAGFLWAFSALQASPGANTHYRRRREHGDWHNAAQRHLLNRFLGQLHHCLQTRQPFDEQRAFTPLLQASA, from the coding sequence TTGAACGTGTTCTGCGGCATCGACTGGGCGGAGCGCCACCACGACGTCGCCTTCGTCGACGACACCGGCACCCAGCTCGCCAAAGCCCGCGTCACCGACGACGCAGCCGACTACCACAAGCTCCTGGACCTCTTGGCCGAACACGGGGACAGCCCAGAGAACCCGATACCCATCGCCATCGAGACCAGCCACGGCCTGCTCGTTGCCGCCCTGCGCACCGGCAGCCGCCAAGTCTTCGCCATCAACCCGCTCGCCGCCTCACGCTACCGCGACCGGCACGGCGTCAGCCGCAAGAAGTCCGACCCCGGCGACGCCCTCGTCCTGGCGAACATCCTGCGCACCGACCGACATGCCCACCGGCCGCTGCCCACCGACAGCGAACTCGTACGAGCCATCGCGGTTTTGGCGCGCGCTCAGCAGGACGCCGTCTGGAGTCGCCAGCAGGTCGCCAACCAGGTCCGATCCCTGCTGCGCGAGTACTACCCCGCCGCCCTGCACGCCTTCCAGGGCAAGGAAGGCGGCCTGACCCGGGCAGATGCCCGAGTGATCCTCACCCTGGCCCCGACCCCGGCGAAGGCCGCCCGGCTCACCCTCGCCCAGATCCGGGCGGCCCTCAAACGCAGCGGACGCACCCGGTCCTTCGACACCGAGGCCGAACGCCTGCGGAGCGTCTTCCGCGCCGAGTACGCCCACCACCTCCCTGCTGTCGAGGGCGCCTTCGGTCAGCAGCTGCTGGCCCTGCTCAAGCAGTTGGACGCCACCTGCCAGGCCGCGGACGACCTCGCCACGGCCACCGAAGCTGCCTTCCATCAGCACGCCGACAGCGAGATCCTGCTCAGTTTCCCCGGCCTCGGTCCCCAGCTCGCAGCCCGTGTCCTTGCCGAGATCGGCGATGACCGGACCCGCTTCGCCGACGCCAGAGCACTCAAGTCCTACGCCGGCTCCGCCCCGATCACCCGCGCCTCCGGCAAGAAACGCTTCGTCGGCCGCCGCTTCGTCAAGAACAACCGGCTCATGCACGCCGGCTTCCTCTGGGCCTTCTCAGCCCTCCAGGCCTCACCTGGCGCCAACACCCACTACCGGCGCCGACGCGAGCACGGGGACTGGCACAACGCCGCCCAGCGCCACCTGCTCAACCGCTTCCTCGGACAGCTCCACCACTGCCTCCAGACCCGGCAGCCGTTCGATGAACAACGTGCCTTCACACCGCTGCTTCAAGCATCCGCGTGA
- a CDS encoding VOC family protein, with the protein MLSIGSVVMGASDVRRATAFWTQALGYVPREEPEDDWVVLVHPQGTGPQLSLGLSETPVQERPRVHLDLYAGNAEDQAAEVERLLGLGAHRVRWDAYPEGADFVVLADPEGNRFCVIDTGGA; encoded by the coding sequence ATGCTGAGCATCGGTTCCGTGGTGATGGGCGCGTCCGACGTACGGCGGGCCACCGCGTTCTGGACGCAGGCCCTCGGCTACGTCCCACGTGAGGAGCCGGAGGACGACTGGGTCGTGCTGGTGCACCCGCAGGGCACGGGCCCCCAGCTCTCCCTGGGCCTCAGCGAGACCCCGGTGCAGGAGCGCCCCCGGGTGCACCTGGATCTCTACGCGGGCAACGCGGAGGACCAGGCGGCGGAGGTCGAACGGCTGCTGGGCCTGGGAGCACACCGCGTCCGGTGGGACGCCTACCCGGAGGGTGCCGACTTCGTCGTACTCGCCGACCCGGAGGGCAACCGCTTCTGCGTGATCGACACCGGCGGGGCGTAG
- a CDS encoding rhodanese-like domain-containing protein, producing the protein MSVVTSAVDPVLRVAPAAPAEAAAYFRASLVFHADVSDVAAALAADGDPGFVLVDSRSTESWDQGHIPGAVHLPTALVQEQAGQLLDRSVPVVTYCWGPGCNGATRAALALAELGYQVKEMLGGFEYWAREGFVYETREGTARRAADPLTAPVDAADCGC; encoded by the coding sequence ATGAGCGTCGTCACGTCCGCCGTCGACCCCGTCCTGCGGGTAGCTCCGGCGGCCCCCGCAGAGGCCGCCGCGTACTTCAGGGCGAGCCTCGTCTTCCACGCCGACGTGTCGGACGTGGCCGCCGCCCTCGCCGCCGACGGCGACCCCGGCTTCGTGCTGGTGGACTCCCGCTCCACCGAGTCCTGGGACCAGGGCCACATTCCGGGCGCCGTCCACCTGCCCACCGCGCTCGTCCAGGAACAGGCCGGGCAGCTCCTCGACAGGTCCGTGCCGGTCGTCACCTACTGCTGGGGCCCCGGCTGCAACGGCGCGACCCGTGCCGCTCTGGCCCTCGCGGAACTCGGCTACCAGGTCAAGGAGATGCTCGGCGGCTTCGAGTACTGGGCGCGCGAGGGCTTCGTGTACGAGACCCGGGAGGGTACGGCGCGGCGTGCGGCCGACCCGCTGACCGCTCCGGTGGACGCCGCCGACTGCGGTTGCTGA
- a CDS encoding universal stress protein — translation MFRTVTAGIDGSRESLAAAEWAGREARLRALPLRLVNVWEPVPEPMGRPPVLDAEPAPEGQDGQDGQDGQDGQDGQDGQDGQDGQDGRAGPGPAADTGVGKVLREAADGIRQRHSEVDVSVEQLTGRASEELVRVAHGGDLLVLGSRGLSGLAGFLLGSVGLHVVAHTERPVVLVRAGERAADEHAPGAAGGPSAVTPFRPVVLGLDTAQPDHTLIRFAFEAAAARGAPLRILHDWRPPPHSGLRERPGLEADLDADVGEVEAGTLHEVLVPWRREFPGVVVVEESRRGKAAEHLLEASRDASLLVVGRRVRHSPVGVHVGPVVHAVLHHAGVPVVVVAHE, via the coding sequence ATGTTCCGCACCGTCACCGCGGGTATCGACGGTTCGCGCGAGAGCCTGGCCGCCGCCGAGTGGGCGGGCAGGGAGGCGCGGCTCCGTGCGTTGCCGCTGCGGCTGGTCAACGTCTGGGAGCCGGTGCCCGAGCCGATGGGGCGGCCGCCGGTGCTGGACGCTGAACCGGCACCCGAGGGGCAGGACGGGCAGGACGGGCAGGACGGGCAGGACGGGCAGGACGGGCAGGACGGGCAGGACGGGCAGGACGGGCAGGACGGGCGGGCGGGGCCGGGCCCCGCGGCGGACACCGGGGTCGGGAAGGTGCTGCGGGAGGCCGCCGACGGGATACGGCAGCGGCACTCCGAGGTCGACGTGAGCGTCGAGCAGTTGACGGGGCGGGCGAGCGAGGAGCTGGTGCGGGTCGCGCACGGTGGGGACCTGCTGGTGCTGGGGTCCCGTGGGCTGAGCGGTCTCGCCGGGTTTCTGCTCGGGTCCGTCGGGCTGCATGTCGTCGCGCACACCGAGCGGCCGGTGGTGCTCGTGCGGGCGGGGGAGAGGGCCGCGGACGAGCATGCGCCGGGCGCGGCCGGGGGGCCGTCCGCCGTGACGCCGTTCCGGCCCGTCGTGCTCGGTCTCGACACCGCGCAGCCGGATCACACCTTGATCCGGTTCGCGTTCGAGGCGGCGGCGGCGCGGGGGGCGCCGTTGCGGATTCTGCATGACTGGCGTCCGCCGCCACACTCCGGGCTGCGGGAGCGGCCTGGTCTGGAGGCCGATCTCGATGCCGATGTGGGGGAGGTGGAGGCCGGTACGTTGCATGAGGTGCTGGTGCCGTGGCGGCGGGAGTTTCCCGGGGTCGTGGTGGTGGAGGAGTCGCGGCGGGGGAAGGCGGCGGAACACCTGCTGGAGGCTTCTCGGGACGCGTCCCTCCTGGTGGTCGGGCGACGGGTGCGGCATTCGCCGGTGGGGGTGCATGTGGGGCCGGTCGTGCATGCGGTGCTTCATCATGCGGGGGTGCCCGTGGTGGTGGTCGCGCACGAGTGA
- a CDS encoding Lrp/AsnC family transcriptional regulator — translation MATQSPYEPDATDWRILDLLQREGRTGFAELARAVSMSASAVTERVRRLEEAGVIQGYAAVVDPERLGLPILAFVRLRYPHGNYKPFHDLVAVTPEILEAHHVTGDDCFVIKVAARSMRHLEEVSGRIGALGSVTTSVVYSSPLPRRPLGH, via the coding sequence ATGGCCACGCAATCCCCGTACGAGCCCGACGCCACCGACTGGCGCATTCTCGACCTCCTCCAGCGCGAGGGCCGGACCGGCTTCGCCGAACTGGCCCGTGCCGTGTCGATGTCGGCGAGCGCCGTGACCGAGCGGGTGCGGCGACTGGAGGAGGCCGGTGTGATCCAGGGGTACGCCGCCGTCGTGGACCCGGAGCGGCTGGGGCTGCCGATCCTGGCGTTCGTCCGCCTGCGCTACCCCCACGGGAACTACAAACCGTTCCACGACCTGGTGGCCGTCACGCCCGAGATCCTGGAGGCGCATCACGTGACGGGCGACGACTGCTTCGTGATCAAGGTCGCCGCCCGTTCGATGCGCCATCTGGAGGAGGTGTCGGGCCGGATCGGCGCGCTGGGATCGGTCACGACGAGCGTCGTCTACTCCTCACCGCTCCCCCGACGGCCCCTGGGTCACTGA
- a CDS encoding exonuclease SbcCD subunit D: MRLLHTSDWHLGRAFHRVNMLGAQAEFIGHLVTTAREREVDAVVVAGDVYDRAVPALAAVELFDDALHRLAELGVPTVMISGNHDSARRLGVGAGLIGRAGIHLRTAASAAGTPVMLSDAHGEVAFYGLPYLEPALVKDEFGVDRASHEAVLAAAMDRVRADLATRATGTRSVVLAHAFVTGGAPSDSERDISVGGVSSVPAGVFDGVDYVALGHLHGSQTLTDRVRYSGSPLPYSFSEAEHRKSMWLVDLGADGSVDAERIDCPVPRPLARIRGRLDDLLAEPELTRHEEAWVEATLTDPVRPAEPMARLTARFPHTLSLAFDPERAPGDPDLSYARRLAGRDDQQIAEDFVAHVRGTGPDAHERTVLRDAFDAVRADDTVREVAR, translated from the coding sequence ATGAGGCTGCTGCACACTTCCGACTGGCATCTCGGTCGGGCGTTCCACCGGGTGAACATGCTCGGCGCGCAGGCCGAGTTCATCGGTCACCTGGTCACGACCGCGCGCGAGCGCGAGGTGGACGCGGTGGTGGTGGCGGGGGACGTGTACGACCGGGCGGTGCCCGCGCTGGCGGCGGTCGAGCTGTTCGACGACGCCCTGCACCGCCTGGCCGAGCTGGGCGTGCCCACGGTGATGATCTCCGGGAACCACGACTCGGCGCGGCGGCTCGGCGTCGGCGCGGGCCTCATCGGCCGGGCGGGCATCCATCTGCGGACGGCGGCCTCGGCGGCGGGGACCCCCGTGATGCTGTCCGACGCCCACGGCGAGGTCGCCTTCTACGGGCTGCCGTATCTCGAACCAGCCCTGGTGAAGGACGAGTTCGGGGTGGACAGAGCGAGCCACGAGGCGGTGCTCGCCGCCGCCATGGACCGGGTCCGGGCCGACCTGGCCACGCGTGCGACGGGCACCCGCTCCGTCGTGCTGGCCCATGCCTTCGTCACCGGCGGCGCGCCCAGCGACAGCGAGCGGGACATCTCCGTCGGCGGAGTCTCCTCGGTGCCGGCCGGAGTCTTCGACGGCGTCGACTACGTGGCGCTGGGTCACCTGCACGGCAGCCAGACCCTCACCGACCGCGTCCGCTACTCCGGCTCCCCGCTGCCGTACTCCTTCTCCGAGGCCGAGCACCGCAAGAGCATGTGGCTGGTGGACCTCGGCGCCGACGGCTCGGTGGACGCCGAGCGGATCGACTGCCCCGTGCCCCGCCCGCTCGCCCGGATCCGGGGCCGGCTGGACGACCTGCTCGCCGAACCGGAGCTGACCCGGCACGAGGAGGCATGGGTCGAGGCCACGCTCACCGATCCGGTCCGGCCCGCCGAGCCCATGGCCCGGCTGACCGCTCGCTTCCCGCACACGCTCAGCCTCGCCTTCGATCCCGAGCGCGCCCCCGGCGACCCGGACCTCTCCTACGCACGGCGTCTCGCCGGCCGCGACGACCAGCAGATCGCCGAGGACTTCGTCGCCCATGTCCGCGGCACCGGCCCCGACGCACACGAACGGACCGTGCTCAGGGACGCGTTCGACGCCGTGCGGGCCGACGACACGGTTCGGGAGGTCGCCCGATGA
- a CDS encoding SixA phosphatase family protein, with protein sequence MTARAGAGPLRRLVVLRHAKSAWPVGVPDHERPLAPRGHRDAPAAGRVLADADCLPDLAVCSTAVRARLTWELASAQWGTPPPVRYDGRVYAADVAELLDVVRETPGHVRTLLLVGHNPGLEELVLDLAGDALDTALDDMRVKFPTSAIAFLSWHGATWAELAPGTALLTDMIVARGTKRT encoded by the coding sequence ATGACGGCGCGCGCCGGCGCGGGCCCGCTGCGCAGACTCGTCGTCCTGCGCCACGCCAAATCCGCCTGGCCCGTGGGCGTCCCCGACCACGAGCGGCCCCTGGCACCACGCGGCCACCGCGACGCCCCCGCCGCGGGCCGGGTCCTCGCCGACGCGGACTGCCTGCCCGACCTCGCCGTGTGCTCCACGGCCGTACGGGCGCGGCTGACCTGGGAGCTGGCCTCCGCGCAGTGGGGGACGCCGCCGCCCGTCCGGTACGACGGGCGGGTGTACGCGGCCGACGTGGCGGAGCTGCTCGACGTGGTGCGCGAGACTCCCGGCCACGTGCGGACGCTGCTCCTCGTCGGTCACAACCCGGGGCTGGAGGAACTGGTGCTGGACCTGGCCGGCGACGCCCTCGACACCGCGCTGGACGACATGCGGGTCAAGTTCCCCACCTCGGCGATCGCCTTCCTCTCCTGGCACGGCGCGACGTGGGCCGAGCTCGCCCCGGGCACGGCACTGCTGACGGACATGATCGTGGCCAGGGGGACGAAGAGGACCTGA
- a CDS encoding putative immunity protein produces the protein MTGEASEIILSKQDLREVTAFAAACAEVVLEVFEADQPDDSRPRDAISAAWAFARGGERGKSLRDTASAALKAAQSAETAAAREAAWAAMSAAGAAFLHPLAKATQVKHILGASAYAARAAEIAADDDRSVGAEHLKRMMHRATPIVVDVLKRFPTAPDGGGRVGELIRVLDADLRTLTESQRSDGAASQGEVPGTR, from the coding sequence ATGACAGGGGAAGCGAGCGAGATCATTCTGAGCAAGCAGGATCTTCGTGAGGTCACCGCGTTCGCTGCGGCATGCGCGGAGGTCGTCCTGGAAGTATTCGAGGCTGATCAGCCGGACGACTCGCGACCTCGAGACGCCATCAGTGCCGCGTGGGCATTCGCCCGGGGCGGCGAGCGCGGGAAATCTTTGCGCGACACAGCGTCGGCGGCTCTCAAGGCAGCCCAGAGCGCGGAGACTGCGGCTGCGCGCGAGGCAGCGTGGGCAGCGATGTCTGCGGCAGGCGCCGCCTTTCTGCATCCATTGGCCAAGGCCACCCAGGTCAAGCACATTCTCGGAGCCAGCGCTTATGCAGCCCGAGCGGCCGAAATCGCCGCCGACGACGATCGGAGCGTCGGTGCTGAACACCTCAAGCGGATGATGCATCGTGCAACACCGATCGTCGTTGACGTGCTCAAGCGCTTCCCGACGGCGCCGGATGGCGGCGGACGGGTTGGCGAGTTGATCCGCGTGCTGGACGCTGACCTTCGCACCCTCACTGAATCTCAGCGTTCGGATGGCGCGGCTTCGCAAGGAGAGGTGCCAGGCACTCGCTGA
- a CDS encoding AAA family ATPase, with protein MRLHRLDITAFGPFGGAQSVDFDDLSAAGLFLLHGPTGAGKTSVLDAVCYALYGAVPGARQSGQGMTLRSDHAAPATRTEVRLELTVAGRRLEITRQPPWERSKKRGAGTTVDKAQSWLREYDTAAASWKDLSRSHQEIGEEITQVLGMSREQFCQVVLLPQGDFARFLRADAEARGRLLGRLFDTHHFAAVEKRLADRRRVTEAQVREGDAELLADAHRMQQAAGDAPELPDLAPGDPGLADAVLGWAAVARSTARERLTIAHCARAAAESARAAADRALDDVREVARLQSRFAQARERAARLEERADAHREDRARMERGRKAEAVVPALELRDEAEAAHRRARADEEAVRARLSGTYADEGAAGLASAARKAAEELGGLESARRAERRLAVLLTERAESDSEERADEEVLQDAEGWLAEWETTRAELRGRIESAQEAATRAEQLAERRDPAEKRLAAARQRDQLGRDTEDAQARVLRLAERAVEARARWLDLKEQRLSGIAAELAAALVEGQPCAVCGGTEHPEPARKVAGHVDRETEERALAAAQRADEERAEAERRLGVVRQAYAAASAEAGDAPTDELASLVAELAEEYARARAGASGLHPAREALLHAERERDRRIAAQREAAVRAASRNTRRDALERERTALEDELAQARGDAESVAARAAQWELLAALLTEAAEAVRTADDTAQRLKDADARLADAAFRAGFDTPQAAAAAVLDDAAHRDLQHRLDARQSEEAAVRAVLAEAETAAAARQPPADLASAERDATAAARRLQDTVSAWDAAERRRAELDRLSARATASVRRLAPLREEYERVARMAGLAAGTSADNERKMRLEAYVLAARLEQVAAAATVRLQRMSSGRYTLVHSDDRAGRGRSGLGLHVVDAWTGRERDTATLSGGETFFASLALALGLADVVTDEAGGVRLDTLFIDEGFGSLDDQTLDEVLDVLDALRERDRSVGIVSHVADLRRRVHAQLEVVKERTGSVVRQRGQ; from the coding sequence ATGAGGCTCCACCGGCTCGACATCACCGCCTTCGGCCCCTTCGGCGGCGCCCAGTCCGTCGACTTCGACGACCTCTCGGCGGCCGGGCTCTTCCTGCTGCACGGCCCGACCGGCGCCGGCAAGACCTCGGTCCTGGACGCCGTCTGCTACGCGCTCTACGGCGCGGTGCCGGGCGCCCGGCAGAGCGGCCAGGGCATGACCCTGCGCAGCGACCACGCGGCACCCGCGACGCGCACCGAGGTCCGCCTCGAACTGACCGTCGCCGGGCGCCGGTTGGAGATCACCCGGCAGCCGCCGTGGGAGCGATCCAAGAAACGTGGCGCCGGCACCACGGTCGACAAGGCACAGAGCTGGCTGCGCGAGTACGACACGGCGGCGGCCTCCTGGAAGGACCTCAGCCGCTCCCACCAGGAGATCGGCGAGGAGATCACCCAGGTCCTGGGGATGAGCCGGGAGCAGTTCTGCCAGGTGGTGCTGTTGCCGCAGGGCGACTTCGCGCGTTTTCTGCGCGCCGACGCCGAGGCGCGGGGCAGGCTGCTCGGCCGCCTCTTCGACACCCACCACTTCGCCGCCGTCGAGAAACGTCTCGCCGACCGGCGCCGGGTGACCGAAGCGCAGGTGCGCGAGGGCGACGCGGAACTGCTCGCCGACGCCCACCGGATGCAGCAGGCGGCGGGCGACGCCCCGGAGCTGCCCGACCTGGCGCCCGGTGACCCGGGCCTGGCCGACGCCGTGCTGGGCTGGGCCGCCGTCGCCCGCAGCACCGCCCGTGAACGGCTCACGATCGCCCACTGCGCGCGGGCGGCGGCCGAGTCGGCGCGGGCCGCCGCCGACCGCGCCCTGGACGACGTACGCGAAGTGGCGCGGCTGCAGAGCCGGTTCGCGCAGGCGCGGGAGCGGGCCGCGCGGCTGGAGGAGCGGGCCGACGCCCACCGCGAGGACCGGGCGCGCATGGAGCGGGGCCGCAAGGCCGAGGCCGTGGTGCCCGCGCTGGAGCTGCGGGACGAGGCCGAGGCCGCGCACCGACGGGCGAGAGCGGACGAGGAGGCCGTGCGGGCGCGGCTGTCGGGGACGTACGCCGACGAGGGCGCCGCCGGACTCGCCTCCGCCGCCCGCAAGGCCGCGGAGGAGCTGGGCGGGCTGGAGTCGGCGCGTCGTGCGGAGCGGCGGCTCGCCGTGCTGCTCACCGAGCGGGCCGAGTCGGACAGCGAGGAACGGGCCGACGAGGAGGTCCTCCAGGACGCCGAGGGCTGGCTCGCCGAATGGGAGACGACCCGCGCGGAGCTGCGCGGCCGCATCGAGTCCGCCCAGGAGGCCGCCACCCGCGCCGAACAGCTCGCCGAGCGCCGAGACCCCGCGGAGAAGCGGCTCGCGGCAGCCCGGCAGCGCGATCAGCTCGGGCGGGACACGGAGGACGCGCAGGCGCGTGTGCTCCGGCTGGCCGAACGGGCGGTCGAGGCCCGTGCCCGCTGGCTCGACCTGAAGGAACAGCGGCTGTCCGGCATCGCGGCGGAGCTGGCCGCCGCGCTCGTCGAGGGACAGCCGTGCGCCGTCTGCGGGGGCACGGAACACCCCGAGCCGGCCCGGAAGGTCGCCGGACACGTGGACCGTGAGACGGAGGAACGGGCGCTCGCCGCGGCCCAGCGAGCCGACGAGGAGCGGGCCGAGGCGGAGCGCCGGCTGGGAGTCGTACGGCAGGCGTACGCGGCGGCGAGTGCCGAGGCCGGTGATGCTCCTACGGATGAACTCGCCTCCCTGGTCGCGGAGTTGGCCGAGGAGTATGCGCGGGCGCGGGCCGGCGCCTCCGGGCTGCATCCCGCGCGGGAGGCCCTGCTGCACGCCGAACGGGAGCGTGACCGGCGGATCGCCGCCCAGCGTGAGGCGGCCGTGCGGGCCGCGTCCCGCAACACCCGGCGGGACGCGCTGGAGCGGGAACGCACCGCCCTGGAAGACGAGTTGGCCCAGGCGCGGGGCGATGCCGAGAGCGTGGCCGCGCGGGCCGCGCAGTGGGAGCTGCTGGCCGCGCTGCTCACCGAGGCCGCCGAGGCCGTGCGCACGGCCGACGACACCGCGCAGCGCCTCAAGGACGCCGACGCGCGCCTCGCCGACGCGGCGTTCCGCGCCGGGTTCGACACGCCGCAGGCCGCTGCCGCCGCCGTCCTCGACGACGCCGCCCACCGGGACCTGCAACACCGCCTCGACGCCCGCCAGTCGGAGGAGGCCGCCGTACGGGCCGTGCTCGCCGAGGCCGAGACCGCCGCCGCGGCCCGACAGCCGCCCGCCGACCTCGCCTCCGCCGAGCGGGACGCCACGGCCGCCGCCCGGCGGCTCCAGGACACCGTCTCCGCGTGGGACGCCGCCGAGCGGCGCCGCGCCGAACTGGACCGGCTCTCCGCGCGGGCCACCGCCTCCGTGCGCCGGCTGGCACCGCTGCGCGAGGAGTACGAGCGCGTCGCCCGGATGGCCGGGCTCGCGGCCGGCACCTCGGCCGACAACGAGCGCAAGATGCGTCTGGAGGCGTACGTCCTCGCCGCCCGTCTGGAGCAGGTCGCCGCCGCCGCGACGGTACGGCTCCAGCGTATGTCCTCGGGCCGCTACACCCTCGTCCACTCCGACGACCGGGCCGGGCGGGGGCGCAGCGGCCTCGGCCTGCACGTCGTCGACGCCTGGACCGGGCGGGAGCGGGACACGGCCACGCTCTCCGGGGGCGAGACGTTCTTCGCCTCCCTCGCGCTCGCCCTCGGCCTGGCCGACGTGGTCACCGACGAGGCGGGCGGGGTGCGCCTCGACACCCTCTTCATCGACGAGGGGTTCGGCAGCCTCGACGACCAGACGCTCGACGAGGTGCTCGACGTCCTCGACGCGTTGCGCGAACGCGACCGAAGCGTCGGGATCGTCAGCCACGTGGCGGATCTGCGGCGGCGCGTCCACGCGCAACTGGAGGTCGTGAAGGAGCGCACGGGCTCGGTCGTGCGGCAGCGAGGTCAGTGA
- a CDS encoding CoA-binding protein: MYGDPATIRKVLTELGDTWAVVGLSDNRNRAAYGVAEVLQRYGKRVVPVHPQAETVHGEQGYASLSDIPFPVDVVDVFVNSDLAGPVADEAARIGAKAVWFQLGVLDEDAYHRTREAGLDMIMDRCPAIEIPRLPATS, encoded by the coding sequence ATGTACGGCGACCCCGCCACGATCCGCAAGGTACTGACGGAACTCGGCGACACCTGGGCCGTCGTGGGCCTGTCCGACAACCGCAACCGCGCGGCGTACGGCGTCGCGGAGGTCCTCCAGCGCTACGGCAAGCGGGTCGTCCCGGTGCACCCCCAGGCCGAGACGGTCCACGGCGAGCAGGGCTACGCCTCGCTGTCCGACATCCCCTTCCCGGTCGACGTCGTCGACGTCTTCGTCAACAGCGACCTCGCGGGCCCTGTCGCCGACGAGGCCGCCCGCATCGGCGCCAAGGCGGTCTGGTTCCAGCTGGGCGTGCTCGACGAGGACGCCTACCACCGAACCCGCGAGGCAGGCCTGGACATGATCATGGACCGCTGCCCCGCGATAGAGATCCCCCGCCTGCCCGCCACCTCCTGA
- a CDS encoding YigZ family protein yields MQDEYRTVARAGVHETEVNRSRFLCALAPAATEQEAQDFVAAVRREHADATHNCYAYVIGADAAVQRASDDGEPGGTAGVPMLQMLLRRDMRYVVAVVTRYYGGVKLGAGGLIRAYGGAVGEALDALGGITRRRFRLATVTVDHQRAGKLQNDLRSTGREVRDVRYAEAVTMEIGLPDAEVDAFRAWLADTTAGTAAFELGGEAYGDA; encoded by the coding sequence ATGCAGGACGAGTACCGCACCGTCGCCCGCGCCGGCGTGCACGAGACCGAGGTCAACCGATCCCGGTTCCTGTGCGCGCTCGCCCCGGCGGCCACCGAACAGGAGGCCCAGGACTTCGTCGCGGCCGTCCGCAGGGAGCACGCCGACGCCACCCACAACTGCTACGCGTACGTCATCGGCGCCGACGCGGCCGTCCAGCGCGCGAGCGACGACGGGGAACCCGGCGGCACCGCCGGCGTCCCCATGCTGCAGATGCTGCTACGCCGGGACATGCGGTACGTCGTCGCCGTCGTCACCCGGTACTACGGCGGGGTCAAGCTGGGCGCCGGCGGACTCATCAGGGCGTACGGCGGCGCGGTGGGCGAGGCCCTGGACGCGCTCGGGGGCATCACGCGCCGGCGCTTCCGGCTGGCCACGGTGACGGTCGACCACCAGCGGGCCGGCAAACTGCAGAACGACCTGCGGTCCACCGGGCGCGAGGTCCGTGACGTGCGTTACGCGGAGGCCGTCACCATGGAGATCGGCCTGCCCGACGCCGAGGTCGACGCCTTCCGCGCATGGCTCGCCGACACCACCGCGGGCACCGCCGCCTTCGAACTCGGGGGCGAGGCCTACGGGGACGCGTGA